Genomic DNA from Prunus persica cultivar Lovell chromosome G1, Prunus_persica_NCBIv2, whole genome shotgun sequence:
AATAgaaattatatgaaaattCTAAGTAAAATCATGCGATAAATGAACATATTTTAGGAGCTTGCCTGTCAAGTCAATGTCATAAATGGGAGTTCCATCAGCATGCAACAAGCCCCAATGCCTCTCTGTCCCTGGCCCTGTCTTTTGATTCTCatcaaacaatgaaaatatgaACGTAGGTATGACTACACCAGGCCTAGCTGGTGTCCCAAGAGGTGGCTTAGCGACCATTCTATGTATCAAATTTCGGTTATATGTGGCTGCATTATGTATATTAGCACCAGGCTGTTCGATGTCACCGGAATTAGGCCAGCCGGTCTCCGTGATCAAGAGCCGGATGTTCTGGTACCCTAGCTTGGCCATGGCATAGATCAATGAATCAAGCATTTGGTCTAGGAGGTTAGTGTAGATCAATCCGCTTCCTGAGTCAGTGTAGTAGTTAGTATTGTTGTTTCCTCTAAATAATGCGAAGTCTAGACTAATGTTCGTGGAGTTTGAAGACCATGGAAAAAAAGGATACACATCAATGAACATAAAGGAGTTGGTCCGGTTCAAAAATCTTAGCATTGGGGCCATGACCGAATTGGAGATATCGGGCCTAAACATGCTGTTCGATGGTGGGAATGTTGATTCTAACACATCCATGGCTAATGGGGTACCTACTTTGATGTTTGTGATATTTTGGGCTTTGAGGGAAGACTTGAATTTAGTCATGGCAGGGACAAGATCAAGCCACATTTGGCGATCTTGGTCCGAGGAGTTGTAGCTAAGGACTTCGTTGCCTACAAGGAGGTACCGGATCATGGTCTGGGGGTAATAGGGAAGGACATTGTTTCGAACCCATTCATCGGCTTTGGCTTGGTTTGATGCAATGGTTGAGATTTCATTGTTTGGGACCATAATTGAGACTTGCAGATTGGTGCCAGACAGGAGGTTTAAGATTTCCGGGTTGGCGTCGTAGAGCTTCACACGCCCTGCATTCATGGATTTGATGAACTCAACGGAGCTGTTTGGGGATGGCAAATTGTTGCCAAGCTGCCCATAGTTTATGCCAATTTTGCTTGAGATCTCTGCAACTGTCAAgtggaaacaaaaaaggagTTAGTAGAGACATGAAAAAGGGGTTGCATAAATGTACCAAGTAGCAAAGTGATGATTTTAACTATATGGCCTCACAAACTTACATGAAAGACCAAGGAGagggaagagaaagaaaaccagAGGTCCCATTTGATCTCTTGCTGCTTTGATCGTTACAGAGCTGGGATATATACTGCAGTGATCTTTTGTGAGGGTGTGCAGAAGGTGTGAGTATGTTCAAATAGAGCTGAGATTAGATAATTTAAATGTCCATGCAAGAAGTTCTAATTTGGCAAATTATTACCTGAGTGATCTTTTGTGAGGGTGTGCAAAAGAAATCTTGATTTCTATTGGTTAATATGTGGTCAAAGAAACGAGCAAAGCATAGAAACAAGTGGTATTGATTCATAAAGTAGAAGGCAAAGATTGTGATATAAAAGCATATAGGTGATATGGAGTTTTCTTGGGTTCCATTAATTTTCTCGTTCTTTCATTATACATACAAATCGTTTCAAATTGGATCACATACAAAGCTAACCTTAAGTTAGCAGAAGTGTGGATTAGGGAATTAATTTTACATATGTACTTGTGCGAATTAACGATTACCTAGTGCCGAGAATTTGATCTTGACCAACTACCATGTGCACATGCTTGTGCTGCATGTAGGCATCGACAAATTTCGTGCTACCCATTGTGTTCAAAATATTATACTACAAACTTATTGGTAATTGCGTATGTAGAACCTATATGGCCAGTTGAGGATCAAACATATTGGGTGGTGCCTGATGATGTACGAGATAGAATTGTGCTACCACCAATATTACACGAAGAAGGCACAGCAGGCGTAAGTAAAAGAGAATCCCATCACAAGGAGAAGAACCATAAACTCGTAAGTGTTCAAGATGTGGTTCAATTGGCCATTATCGACAAACTTGCAAGAATTCGATTGCACTTCATCCAATTGCattaagtatttttttttttaatgtagatcattttattgaattttttgttctaCAGGCTACCTCTAAATTTGTGACAATTTTTGAAGAATTAAAGTTAcgtgaaatatatatatattttttaagtgAGAGGAGGAAATTATACTTGTGCATTGATTCAAtaattttctgaatttttggttctaaatactttttttttttggccaaataaatacatacattttattttggagacaaatgggagagaagaagaagaaaagagatatGCAGatgggagaagaagaaaagggaaagagagatggaaagaagaagaaagaaaaaaaaaaaaaaaaaaaaaggaaaagagagggaGTGATGCTGGAGACAAAgcggaagaagaaagaaaaaagaaatagagaggTGATTGGAAAAgtgtttgaagaaaatattccaaagttttatttaataagggGTGGAAAAgtgtttgaagaaaatattccaaagttttatttaataaggggtttttttttaataggttTATGTGGGTTTTAAATTTGAGGGTATTTGTGTCTATTTagatgagtttttttgttatatttgaaattttttacaaaaattgacatttttaaaattaggaATCAAGTTTTCgctatttttgttaaattctCAAGTACTGAGGGCTACTTTAAGTTAGACTCCATTTTTGGACAtcaataaattgaaataacgTTTAAtttagagtgctgctaaacgaaccctaaaattaactgagtacaccttaTAATCTAAGTtaaccctaatattttaatcaaaatataaaattaactaagtacaccctatttaactaccaaaaatagccCTAGTACAACACTCTAATACCAATCCTAAACCAGGTTTCCttttttacatgaatttgtgccctcttttcagattttgggtttcatcaaaatctttaatttcgtaATACCAATCCTAAACTAGTACTCGCTACGTTATTCGTGAGCACCAAGCAATACGAAAATTTTTCTACGTCTGATAAGGGTTGAATATAGTAAGtaaggtgtacttattaaaattttatttgtttcacaattcaatatatcctttttggtcattttatattatggtaaattagtaattcaataagtAGTTTAATAGTAGagtgtactcaattaattttaggattCGTTTAGCAGCAATCTTAATTTATCACTACATTCATCTTGGAAATTAGACTAACTCAATTCTACGGACTGAAACTCGCATTAGAAAATGTTTTCCTGTTGAAAAAGTTAGCTTAAAGTAGTTTTTTAAGCttgtgacaaaaaaaaaaaattattttttcaagttttggcAAGAAGCTGACTGTGCCTAAACTGGCGCCAAATGGCGTTTGTTCAGGGCAGCTTCCAACCGCCGGAATGGAGGCATCGGAAAGTAAAGTCAAGGAATTAGCAACGAAAATGGATAATGGTCCAAGCATTTGGTGTTAAGTCCACAAGTTATCACCTAATTAACCAAAGAAACCAGACGcatctctcactcactctaaCCCAAAAATGGTTCTGCTGCTGCAAACCAGGCTGGCTTTCTTTCTAGCACTCTGTGTACTCTTCCTCAGCAGCAGCACAGCGGCAGACGACTCAGAAGTGATGTCGAAGCTTGCAGAAGGCCTCAAGAACACACCCGAAGACTGGTCAACAGGAAAAACCTACTGCGGCTGGGAGGGCATCAAATGTGACGGAAACAGAGTCACCTCCATCAACTTATCCTCCATGTCTCTCTCTGGCTCTCTCCCTTCAAATCTCAACTCTCTCACTCAGCTCACCACCCTCTCACTCCAAAGCAACTCTCTTTCTGGCCCCTTTCCTTCTTTAGCCAACCTCTCTTTGCTCCAAGAAATCTATCTTGACACCAACAATTTCACTTCCATTCCTTCTGGGTGTTTTCAAGGCCTCTCAAGCTTGCAGGTTTTGAGCATGAGCCAAAACATCAATCTTGTTCCATGGGTTTTGCCAAATGAGCTCACTCAAGCTTCAAGCTTGGTCACTTTAGATGCAGATAATGCAAACTTATATGGGTATTTGCCTGATATCTTTGATTCCTTTCCAAACTTGCAAAATCTGAGGCTTTCTTACAAtaatttttctgggtttttgcCCAAAAGCTTTTCTGGATCTGGGATTCAAAACCTCGGGCTTAACAATCAGCAATTTGGGTTATCTGGTACGATTGAAGTTTTATCAAACATGACCCAGTTAAACCAGGTTTGGCTCCATAAGAACCAATTCACTGGTCCGATCCCAGACATCTCAAGGTGTAAAACTTTGTTTGATCTTCAGCTTCGTGATAACCTGTTAACTGGCATTGTGCCAGCCACATTGATGTCCTCAACTGC
This window encodes:
- the LOC18787838 gene encoding probable glucan endo-1,3-beta-glucosidase A6 isoform X1, with protein sequence MGPLVFFLFPLLGLSFAEISSKIGINYGQLGNNLPSPNSSVEFIKSMNAGRVKLYDANPEILNLLSGTNLQVSIMVPNNEISTIASNQAKADEWVRNNVLPYYPQTMIRYLLVGNEVLSYNSSDQDRQMWLDLVPAMTKFKSSLKAQNITNIKVGTPLAMDVLESTFPPSNSMFRPDISNSVMAPMLRFLNRTNSFMFIDVYPFFPWSSNSTNISLDFALFRGNNNTNYYTDSGSGLIYTNLLDQMLDSLIYAMAKLGYQNIRLLITETGWPNSGDIEQPGANIHNAATYNRNLIHRMVAKPPLGTPARPGVVIPTFIFSLFDENQKTGPGTERHWGLLHADGTPIYDIDLTGKRRLEDYKPLPEANNNSPYKGMVWCVVAKGVNNDELDSALNNLCSSSSGNGTCDALSPGKECYEPVSEILHASYAFSSYWAKFWSHGATCYFDGLAEQTTVDPSHGSCKFPSVTL
- the LOC18787838 gene encoding probable glucan endo-1,3-beta-glucosidase A6 isoform X2, translated to MNAGRVKLYDANPEILNLLSGTNLQVSIMVPNNEISTIASNQAKADEWVRNNVLPYYPQTMIRYLLVGNEVLSYNSSDQDRQMWLDLVPAMTKFKSSLKAQNITNIKVGTPLAMDVLESTFPPSNSMFRPDISNSVMAPMLRFLNRTNSFMFIDVYPFFPWSSNSTNISLDFALFRGNNNTNYYTDSGSGLIYTNLLDQMLDSLIYAMAKLGYQNIRLLITETGWPNSGDIEQPGANIHNAATYNRNLIHRMVAKPPLGTPARPGVVIPTFIFSLFDENQKTGPGTERHWGLLHADGTPIYDIDLTGKRRLEDYKPLPEANNNSPYKGMVWCVVAKGVNNDELDSALNNLCSSSSGNGTCDALSPGKECYEPVSEILHASYAFSSYWAKFWSHGATCYFDGLAEQTTVDPSHGSCKFPSVTL